A portion of the Drosophila innubila isolate TH190305 chromosome 3L unlocalized genomic scaffold, UK_Dinn_1.0 0_D_3L, whole genome shotgun sequence genome contains these proteins:
- the LOC117787342 gene encoding mediator of RNA polymerase II transcription subunit 13 — translation MTHQNHQTNGASLEDCHTNFYALTDLCGIKWRKFVNGERPNASSDPLSDPILRSYSRCMQADMLCVWRRVQSTKQDNSDPNALNFEITTSTTVHPPLSLAAAKELWIFWYGEEPDLSDLVDAELLKIAANQALWNGTWKGELTYECRSLLFKALHNLMERFVLTKDIVRFGKWFVQPCTSSDRLFGRSSQHLSFSFTFFVHGDTVCASIDLREHPAVRPLTKEHLAEAAVAFAAASGQTTATATQRGQDNGTNGVVAATTTLPASSPPLAEGPGATGVAGGGSGEKAVTTTAPAQARKVMLAPFGIAAILTGNSYKANDPMAEKILEDWASFFPLCNKDNTDVPPVVEVVSGGHKMYHPTNYVLVTDLDDMEHMEFNELHKANGTGTGSVATGTTVETAVLASLSSPLATTATTPAATITTTAAATTTATPAATPTAAKETAANNNNSNNNNNNNARKATLERLTFQPYYDQRPTSGFTFNTNNTHIPATAAIEMPERAWQDCIMNTLHVDAAATAAATSAAAATATATTAAAANDDEMDAKQMDSKQHVQQQIQQQQQQQQQQQQRQKLWNFVDPMQKAPCICTKHLAASATLGGSTGNTPSHGTPHGGGGGASTYSRNSLGDSSSMPAVASSSVGSPATPAPSPHPHPNSAQSQPTSVPPAEQLLNMSPHAPTSVSNLQQPPTPIDHLLDKNTPAPTPTDQHDNKSITASPYVHGGEPPTYTEHGGATGAGQTLSAPGSVPQQQPATPTSATATATTPAATGATGATAATVAATAAGVAATQCGTISVKKLEMQQQPMLTVKQEPGTGLGQVATRGIVAQTSTVATQEAVTNLFNLYKPPQLTLKDADSFYDEEWLKDVIYDFSFQESWDNLPVKRPKLNETAKQRRPRYAKNLYDGHTHFKPLMPSPGSVYGSLLSIDGNAATTQLNPVGGEAGGVGAGGATTGGGLVGIAYGGNGSGGVSSSDEADNASAGGVTASFFQGLDIKTEPGLHSPSCKESKSSSGQASGGGNLFTAEGLNPTLNDLEQLFETSSNDECSSVQIHTPPDSNNPSNGGCSAVSNTIDELKRSTAVASAVVAAVVASSGAGSIQAEDLTKMFPTPPSHEQQHPNSSPCQTDVVMTDLSVDTGNNNNNSNNNNNNNNSSSNNNNSNNNNNNNSAVVLKLTKQEYSVELGSPLEEPIQDWNYVYRPPQQEKFVGSSRYAPLTNLPSQTLPALTVPANCFYHATWSHSQKSRAATLAKAAAAQQQQQQHQKHQQLQQRIQQHQQLQQQHQQQLQQQHQQQQQQQQLQHQKHQQLHDLLAAGPRTPMNTTAMPSPSTGTATVAQPLSSGGSQLLLNQLNCPQAPPGSSMQQMMQRATGMSPMPNSPVNSGVPFPRSSPMPHGGMRQTPTHPPPPYPYDLAASPANSTGSYHNKPYGAPETGPQGVSHHNFGQLATLDNNNSKLAMLPYGAAAGQAQGAQGTQGAHAQGVLGLLQELPEVNSVLVNILLYDTALNVFRDHNFDSSSVCVCNADAQKIGNIRGADSGVYVPLPGGSFNPFPAATQRNNSASNNSGNSGNSASSTSSSSYNFSGGMRMISAFGVGLDAGGLPGAGHGPNGGSSSSSCTPPSSNPHITGYVDDDPVECTCGFSAVVNRRLSHRAGLFYEDELEITGIVDDPGRNKQATLLSLIQSLCRKSVQSKTGGASDSSRELEKVAVGTGAATAVGVAVGVAEQLAHAIFDLLLDQCSIIQTSSSSVHRALQSHRRRMSRQRRLFGNSGAPTASMESIANVLEFTDAHDVISLALEQARLAFEDQRMDMNMLEFNHHPQHGHGHGHAPAQQSQQLMAFQAAPALRQKLLALGSGRLTVHKWPYLPVGFTRSNKEIVRTMNAIQPMLQSAFHCKSRGGAAGSKDASSYNTVSGPLTWRQFHRLAGRASGQCEPQPIPSVVVGYEKDWISVAPHSIHYWDKFLLEPYSYARDVVYIVVCPDNEHVASYTRTYFRELSSTYEMCKLGRHTPIRGWEGVLQVGAAASTEKEREVTPLDDWLRTLEHASLAEQIRRYAIAFLYQLAPYLSRVPADKSLLNPPDLSKTGGTTGGATGGGATAGANTGTGSSHTEHTSEPSTLIKLEPGTEQQPEQPDSKQDVKPGVGAGADTKPALVLGDPLGMGETLEDINPSAIVLYVVNPFTFASDSFELERLALIALLRCYAELLKAVPDSVRAQMNIQIISLESIMELGPSGNRRRFSDEIKCLALNIFSQCRRHLVHAQPVKSLTGFGTAANMEAFLKTKDEPNRRAYKMYTAPFVLAPMHERNDKTDFSRAAGSMHGQNETRYSVMYCNYCLSEDQAWLLATATDERGELLEKVCINIDVPNRARRRKAPARYVALRKLMDFVMGLISQTSQMWRLVIGRIGRIGHSELKSWSYLLSKQQLQKASKQFKDMCKQCTLMYPPTILSACLVTLEPDAKLRVMPDQFTPDERFSQISMQNPLSTPQDVTCTHILVFPTSAVCASFTRQFQNEPQVDDDFIFGEEEGNEDFSDADIGDLFWDSHMDRVSNHGSPGRMEDNRSWQSAGGNNFKCTPPQEVEEVGSLNQQPISVGYMVSTAPTGRMPAWFWSACPHLEDVCPVFLKTALHLHVPNIQIADDILNSTNAHQSANDHPLDSTLTADVLRFVLEGYNALSWLALDSNTHDRLSCLPINVQTLMDLYYLTAAIA, via the exons ATGACGCATCAAAATCATCAGACAAACGGCGCAAGTTTGGAGGATTGCCATACAAACTTTTATGCCTTG ACTGATTTGTGTGGAATTAAATGGCGAAAGTTCGTGAATGGCGAACGGCCGAATGCGTCGTCGGATCCGCTGTCGGATCCGATTCTGCGATCCTATTCACGATGCATGCAGGCGGACATGTTGTGCGTGTGGCGTCGTGTGCAATCCACGAAGCAGGACAACTCCGATCCGAATGCCTTAAACTTTGAGATTACCACATCGACCACTGTGCACCCGCCCCTCTCCCTCGCCGCCGCCAAGGAGCTCTGGATCTTCTGGTACGGCGAGGAGCCGGATCTCAGTGATCTCGTCGATGCCGAGCTGCTCAAAATAGCGG CCAATCAAGCGCTCTGGAATGGCACCTGGAAGGGCGAGCTTACCTACGAATGCCGCTCGCTGCTCTTCAAGGCGTTGCACAATCTCATGGAAAG atttgtgCTCACCAAGGACATTGTGCGCTTTGGCAAATGGTTTGTGCAACCTTGCACCTCCAGCGATCGTCTCTTTGGACGCAG TTCGCAGCATTTGTCCTTCTCCTTCACGTTCTTCGTGCACGGCGACACAGTGTGCGCCTCGATTGATCTGCGGGAACATCCCGCCGTGCGTCCGCTCACCAAGGAGCATTTGGCGGAGGCGGCGGTTGCCTTTGCCGCGGCAAGTGGACagacgacagcgacagcgacgcaaCGTGGCCAGGACAATGGAACAAACGgtgttgtggctgccacaacaaCGTTGCCCGCCAGCTCACCACCACTTGCAGAGGGACCCGGAGCAACAGGAGTAGCAGGTGGAGGAAGTGGCGAGAaggcagtaacaacaacagcgccgGCACAAGCACGTAAAGTGATGTTGGCTCCCTTTGGCATTGCGGCAATACTCACCGGCAACAGTTACAAGGCCAACGATCCCATGGCCGAAAAGATCCTCGAGGATTGGGCATCGTTTTTCCCGCTGTGCAATAAGGACAACACGGATGTGCCGCCAGTCGTTGAGGTTGTGTCAG GTGGTCATAAGATGTATCATCCAACGAACTATGTACTAGTCACAGATTTGGACGACATGGAGCACATGGAGTTTAATGAGTTGCACAAGGCGaatggaactggaactggcaGTGTTGCAACTGGAACGACAGTGGAAACAGCTGTATTGGCATCGCTCTCCTCACcacttgcaacaacagcaacaactcctgcggcaacaataacaacaactgcagcagcaacaacaacagcaacacctgCAGCAactccaacagcagcaaaagagacagctgccaacaacaacaatagcaacaataacaacaataacaatgcgaGAAAGGCAACATTGGAACGTTTAACGTTTCAACCTTATTACGATCAGCGTCCCACATCAGGATTTACGTTTAATACCAACAATACTCATATTCCCGCTACGGCGGCAATTGAAATGCCGGAACGTGCGTGGCAGGATTGTATAATGAATACGTTGCATGTGGATGCAGctgcgacagcggcagcgacgtcagcagcagcagcgacagcaacagcaacaacagcagcagcagccaatgATGATGAAATGGATGCCAAGCAAATGGATTCCAAGCAACATGTGCAGCAGCAgatccaacaacaacaacaacaacagcagcaacaacagcagcgtcaAAAGCTGTGGAACTTTGTGGATCCTATGCAGAAAGCTCCTTGCATATGCACCAA ACACCTGGCGGCAAGTGCAACATTAGGTGGCAGCACGGGCAACACGCCCAGTCATGGCACGCCCCATGGAGGCGGAGGAGGTGCCTCAACGTATTCACGCAACTCTTTGGGGGATTCATCATCGATGCCAGCAGTTGCCTCTTCCTCGGTGGGATCACCTGCAACACCGGCGCCTTCACCGCATCCGCATCCAAACTCAGCGCAATCACAACCTACATCGGTGCCACCCGCTGAGCAA CTACTCAATATGAGTCCACATGCGCCCACATCAGTTTCGAATCTCCAGCAGCCGCCCACGCCCATCGATCACCTGCTGGACAAGAACACGCCCGCTCCGACGCCAACGGATCAGCACGATAACAAGAGCATAACCGCTTCTCCTTACGTGCATGGCGGGGAACCACCAACCTACACGGAGCATGGAGGCGCCACAGGAGCTGGACAAACGCTGAGTGCACCTGGCAGtgtgccacaacagcaaccagcAACACCGAcatcagcaactgcaactgccactacgccagcagcaacaggagcaacgggagcgacagcagcaactgttgctgccacagcagcCGGCGTGGCAGCAACACAATGTGGCACGATTAGTGTGAAGAAACTGGAGATGCAACAGCAGCCCATGCTAACGGTTAAACAGGAGCCAGGCACAGGCTTAGGCCAAGTTGCAACACGTGGCATTGTGGCACAAACGTCAACAGTTGCCACACAGGAGGCGGTCACAAATCTATTCAATCTCTACAAGCCGCCACAATTGACGCTCAAGGATGCAGACAGCTTCTACGACGAGGAATGGCTCAAGGATGTCATCTATGACTTTAGTTTTCAGGAGTCCTG GGACAATCTGCCGGTGAAGCGACCCAAGTTGAATGAAACCGCCAAGCAGCGAAGACCGCGTTATGCCAAAAATCTGTACGATGGTCACACGCACTTTAAGCCATTGATGCCGTCGCCGGGATCCGTATATGGCTCACTGCTCTCCATAGATGGCAATGCGGCGACGACGCAGCTTAATCCGGTAGGAGGAGAGGCAGGAGGAGtgggagcaggaggagcaacAACTGGTGGCGGACTGGTGGGCATTGCCTATGGTGGCAATGGAAGCGGAGGCGTCTCCAGCAGCGATGAGGCGGACAATGCAAGTGCTGGCGGCGTCACAGCCAGCTTCTTTCAGGGACTGGACATTAAGACAGAGCCGGGCTTGCATTCGCCCAGCTGCAAGGAGTCCAAGTCGAGTAGTGGCCAGGCGAGTGGTGGTGGCAATCTCTTCACCGCCGAGGGTCTAAATCCCACACTCAATGATCTGGAGCAGCTGTTCGAGACGAGCTCGAATGATGAGTGCAGCAGCGTGCAGATCCATACGCCACCCGACTCCAATAATCCCTCGAACGGAGGTTGTAGTGCCGTGAGCAATACAATTGATGAGCTCAAACGGAGCACGGCGGTGGCCAGTGCTGTGGTGGCTGCGGTGGTGGCCAGTTCTGGTGCCGGCAGCATTCAGGCAGAGGATTTAACCAAAATGTTTCCCACACCGCCATCACATGAGCAACAACATCCCAATTCAAGTCCCTGCCAGACGGATGTGGTCATGACGGATCTAAGTGTGGATACAgggaataacaacaacaatagcaacaacaacaacaacaacaacaatagcagtagtaataataataatagcaataacaataataataacaatagcgCTGTTGTGCTCAAGCTCACAAAGCAGGAATATAGCGTGGAACTGGGCAGTCCACTGGAGGAGCCCATACAGGATTGGAACTATGTGTATCGACCGCCGCAGCAGGAGAAATTTGTGGGCAGCTCACGTTATGCGCCATTGACAAATCTGCCAAGTCAGACGCTGCCGGCGCTGACAGTGCCCGCCAATTGTTTCTACCATGCCACCTGGAGTCACAGTCAAAAGTCGCGAGCAGCAACATTGgccaaagcagcagcagcacagcaacaacagcagcaacatcagaagcatcagcagctgcagcagcgcatacaacaacatcagcaattgcagcagcaacatcagcaacagttgcagcaacaacatcagcaacagcagcagcagcaacagttgcaacatcAAAAACATCAGCAATTACATGATTTATTGGCGGCAGGACCAAGAACACCAATGAATACAACAGCAATGCCGTCACCTTCGACTGGAACCGCAACTGTTGCACAACCGTTGAGCAGCGGTGGCAGTCAACTGTTGCTCAATCAATTGAACTGTCCACAGGCGCCGCCGGGCAGCTCCATGCAACAGATGATGCAACGTGCCACCGGCATGTCACCCATGCCCAATTCACCGGTGAATTCAGGTGTGCCCTTTCCACGCAGCAGTCCCATGCCACACGGTGGCATGCGACAGACGCCCACACATCCGCCGCCTCCATATCCCTATGACTTGGCCGCGAGTCCGGCAAATTCCACTGGCTCTTATCATAATAAGCCTTATGGTGCACCGGAGACAGGGCCACAGGGTGTTTCACATCATAATTTTGGACAGCTGGCAACgctggacaacaacaattcgaaGCTGGCCATGTTGCCATACGGAGCAGCAGCTGGACAGGCACAGGGCGCACAAGGCACACAAGGCGCACATGCACAGGGTGTGCTGGGTCTGCTGCAGGAGCTGCCCGAGGTGAATTCAGTGTTGGTTAACATACTGCTGTATGATACGGCGCTGAATGTGTTTCGCGATCACAATTTTGACAGCAgcagcgtgtgtgtgtgcaatgcGGATGCGCAGAAGATTGGCAACATACGTGGCGCCGATTCGGGTGTCTATGTGCCACTGCCAGGTGGCAGCTTCAATCCCTTTCCGGCTGCCACACAGCGCAACAACTCGGCCAGCAACAACTCCGGCAACTCCGGCAACTCTGCGTCTTCAACCAGCTCATCCAGCTACAATTTCTCGGGTGGCATGCGCATGATCAGTGCCTTTGGTGTGGGTCTGGACGCGGGCGGATTACCAGGTGCCGGACATGGACCCAATGGTGGTTccagctcctcctcctgcaCGCCGCCCAGCAGTAATCCCCATATAACCGGCTATGTGGATGATGATCCAGTGGAATGCACCTGCGGCTTTAGTGCTGTGGTCAATCGAAGACTCTCCCATCGCGCTGGACTCTTCTACGAGGATGAGCTGGAGATTACGGGCATTGTGGATGATCCGGGTCGGAATAAGCAGGCCACATTGCTCAGTCTCATACAGAGCTTGTGTCGGAAGAGTGTCCAAAGCAAAACCGGAGGAGCAAGTGACTCAAGCAGGGAACTGGAGAAGGTAGCAGTTGGCACAGGAGCGGCAACggcagtgggcgtggccgtgGGCGTGGCTGAGCAGCTGGCACATGCCATCTTTGATCTTCTGCTCGATCAGTGCTCCATCATCCAAACGTCGAGCAGTTCGGTGCATCGTGCTCTGCAATCCCATCGTCGTCGCATGTCCCGACAGCGGCGACTCTTTGGCAACAGCGGTGCTCCGACTGCTTCGATGGAGTCCATAGCAAATGTCCTGGAATTCACGGATGCGCATGATGTGATCAGTTTGGCATTGGAGCAGGCGCGTCTGGCCTTTGAGGATCAACGCATGGACATGAATATGCTGGAGTTTAATCATCATCCACagcatggacatggacatggtcATGCTCCCGCCCAGCAGTCACAGCAATTGATGGCATTCCAGGCGGCGCCTGCTCTGCGTCAGAAACTCTTGGCTCTGGGCAGTGGACGCCTAACGGTGCACAAGTGGCCATATCTACCTGTGGGATTCACCCGGAGCAACAAGGAAATTGTGCGCACTATGAATGCCATACAGCCTATGCTCCAGAGTGCCTTCCATTGCAAGTCCCGGGGAGGAGCTGCCGGCTCCAAGGATGCCAGCTCCTATAATACGGTTAGTGGTCCATTGACCTGGCGGCAATTCCATCGGCTGGCGGGACGTGCATCCGGACAGTGTGAACCACAGCCGATACCCTCGGTGGTGGTGGGCTATGAGAAGGATTGGATATCGGTGGCACCACATTCCATTCACTATTGGGATAAGTTTCTGCTCGAACCGTATTCCTATGCCCGGGATGTGGTCTACATCGTTGTCTGTCCGGATAACGAACATGTGGCCTCGTATACACGCACCTATTTCCGTGAGCTGAGCAGCACCTACGAGATGTGCAAGCTGGGCAGGCACACGCCCATCCGCGGCTGGGAGGGAGTGCTCCAAGTGGGCGCAGCTGCCAGCACGGAAAAGGAGCGGGAAGTGACGCCGCTGGATGATTGGCTGCGCACCTTGGAGCATGCTTCACTCGCCGAGCAGATCCGACGTTATGCCATTGCCTTTCTCTATCAATTGGCGCCGTATTTGAGTCGTGTGCCAGCTGATAAAAGTCTGTTGAATCCGCCGGATCTGAGTAAAACAGGAGGAACAACAGGCGGAGCAACAGGaggaggagcaacagcaggagCCAACACAGGCACAGGTTCAAGCCACACGGAGCACACTAGTGAACCGAGCACACTCATCAAACTGGAACCCGGCACGGAGCAGCAACCGGAGCAACCGGATAGCAAACAGGATGTTAAGCCTGGTGTTGGCGCTGGCGCCGATACAAAACCTGCACTGGTCCTAGGTGATCCTTTGGGCATGGGTGAAACCCTAGAGGACATTAATCCATCGGCCATTGTGCTCTATGTGGTGAATCCCTTTACCTTTGCCTCCGACAGCTTTGAGCTGGAGAGATTGGCATTGATTGCCTTGCTGCGTTGCTATGCGGAACTCCTGAAAGCTGTGCCGGATTCGGTGCGTGCCCAGATGAACATACAAATCATCTCGCTGGAGTCCATCATGGAGCTGGGTCCCTCGGGGAATCGGCGTCGCTTCTCGGATGAGATCAAGTGCCTGGCACTGAATATTTTCTCACAGTGTCGTCGGCATTTGGTGCATGCACAGCCGGTGAAAAGCTTGACGGGATTCGGTACGGCCGCCAACATGGAGGCCTTCCTGAAGACCAAGGATGAACCCAATCGAAGGGCTTATAAGATGTATACGGCTCCCTTTGTGCTCGCTCCGATGCACGAGCGGAACGACAAGACGGATTTCTCCCGGGCAGCGGGAAGTATGCACGGCCAGAATGAGACCCGTTACTCGGTCATGTACTGCAACTACTGTCTGAGTGAGGATCAGGCCTGGCTGCTGGCCACCGCCACCGATGAGCGGGGCGAGCTGCTGGAGAAGGTGTGCATCAACATCGATGTGCCGAATCGGGCGAGGAGGAGGAAGGCGCCGGCTCGTTATGTCGCCCTGCGCAAGCTGATGGACTTTGTCATGGGTCTGATCTCGCAGACGTCGCAGATGTGGCGTCTGGTCATCGGACGCATCGGCAGGATCGGGCATAGTGAGCTCAAGTCCTGGAGCTATTTGCTGAGCAAACAGCAACTGCAGAAGGCATCCAAGCAGTTCAAGGACATGTGCAAGCAGTGCACCCTCATGTATCCGCCGACCATCCTCAGTGCCTGCTTAGTTACCCTCGAGCCCGATGCCAAGCTTCGGGTTATGCCCGATCAGTTTACGCCCGACGAGAGATTCTCGCAGATCTCCATGCAAAATCCGTTGTCGACGCCGCAGGATGTGACCTGTACACACATATTGGTCTTTCCAACCAGTGCCGTCTGTGCG TCCTTTACACGCCAGTTCCAGAACGAGCCACAAGTGGACGATGACTTCATCTTTGGAGAAGAGGAGGGCAACGAGGACTTTAGCGATGCCGATATCGGTGATCTCTTCTGGGACT CTCACATGGATCGTGTCTCAAATCATGGCAGTCCAGGACGCATGGAGGATAATCGCAGCTGGCAAAGCGCTGGAGGAAATAATTTCAAGTGCACGCCACCGCAGGAGGTCGAGGAG GTGGGTTCCCTCAATCAACAGCCGATATCGGTGGGCTATATGGTATCGACAGCGCCAACGGGACGAATGCCAGCCTGGTTTTGGTCCGCCTGTCCGCATCTGGAGGATGTGTGTCCAGTGTTCCTGAAGACCGCATTGCATTTGCATGTGCCGAATATTCAGATAGCCGATGATATACTCAACTCGACGAACGCCCATCAGTCGGCCAATGATCATCCGCTGGACTCGACACTGACAGCCGATGTGCTACGCTTCGTGCTAGAGGGCTATAATGCATTATCCTGGCTGGCCCTCGATTCCAATACGCACGATCGTCTCTCCTGTCTGCCGATCAATGTGCAGACTCTCATGGATCTGTACTATTTAACAGCAGCCATAGCATAG
- the LOC117786899 gene encoding uncharacterized protein LOC117786899, producing the protein MELRRMPKTIEADAQTWNRLVANGVWRLQVYAELCSKTFENRNLCNNAITTPTDKRLTKHIKKVMKNILEILRNIQQRTDYMWKRVRLYNDDEDLKHLCISRELTTSKLHDFLQFLTLRYDYEWEVKEMVVLELELVSNDNDVDILLKAWRDNRHAGGAEFDAKLKEFYKSTNITAT; encoded by the exons ATGGAGTTACGACGCATGCCCAAGACTATCGAAGCGGATGCACAGACTTGGAACCGACTTGTGGCAAATGGAGTGTGGCGGTTGCAAGTTTATGCCGAATTATGTTCCAAAACTTTTGAGAATCGGAATTTATGCAATAACGCGATCACAACACCTACGGACAAGCGTCTAACTAAGCACATCAAGAAAGTGATGAAAAATATTCTGGAGATCTTACGGAATATTCAGCAGAGAACCGATTACATGTGGAAACGTGTTCGTCTCTATAACGACGATGAGGATCTTAAACATCTTTGTATCAGTCGGGAATTAACAACTTCCAAATTGCATGATTTTCTACAATTTCTGACATTGCGATACGATTATGAATGGGAAGTTAAGGAGATGGTCGTAC TTGAGTTGGAGCTGGTGAGCAACGATAACGATGTCGATATTTTATTGAAGGCGTGGCGCGATAATCGACATGCGGGCGGAGCAGAGTTCGATGCCAAGCTAAAGGAATTCTATAAGTCCACAAATATAACGGCGacttga